Proteins encoded together in one Prochlorococcus marinus str. MIT 9211 window:
- a CDS encoding aminotransferase class I/II-fold pyridoxal phosphate-dependent enzyme, whose protein sequence is MQRLKSGIYDEKLVQEWANRFVCSIENQLYPLAKKRTDDVSLRLEKVLDAFSKEGLGTQHFASSNGYGHGDLGKDLIDRVFAKIFGAEKAAVRIQFVSGTHAITTALFGVLRPGDNLLSITGPPYDTLEEVIGIKGSGQGSLIDFGINYEEISIYKNQKLTLSELEKALSIPRKMIFIQRSCGYSWRPSLSISQIKSICKLIHSRQPECTCFVDNCYGEFVEESEPTAVGADLIAGSLIKNPGGTIVPTGGYLAGRSALVEKACCRLTAPGIGTQGGSGLHLNRIILQGIFLAPQMVAEALIGADLVAGVFNSLGFDVQPLPSQHRSDLIQAVRLGRPEILKEVCRAFQRSSPVGSYLNPLPSAMPGYQTDLIMAGGTFIDGSTSEFSADAPLKSPYNLFVQGGTHRSHIKIALIRALVALVRAGFIDLPQTT, encoded by the coding sequence GTGCAGAGATTAAAAAGTGGTATTTACGATGAAAAATTAGTTCAAGAATGGGCTAATCGATTTGTTTGTTCAATTGAAAATCAGCTATACCCTTTGGCTAAGAAGAGAACTGATGATGTTTCATTACGACTTGAGAAAGTTTTAGATGCTTTTTCAAAAGAAGGCTTGGGAACTCAGCATTTTGCGTCTTCCAATGGTTATGGCCATGGTGATTTAGGAAAAGATTTAATTGATAGAGTATTTGCCAAGATTTTTGGCGCTGAGAAAGCTGCGGTAAGAATACAATTTGTTAGTGGAACCCATGCAATTACGACTGCTTTATTTGGTGTTCTAAGGCCTGGAGATAATTTGTTGTCAATCACTGGTCCTCCCTATGACACCTTAGAGGAAGTTATTGGAATAAAAGGGTCTGGACAGGGATCACTTATTGATTTTGGTATTAATTATGAAGAGATATCTATTTATAAAAATCAGAAATTGACTCTATCTGAATTGGAAAAGGCTTTAAGTATTCCTCGAAAAATGATTTTTATTCAGAGAAGTTGTGGATATTCTTGGAGACCTTCTTTATCTATTAGTCAGATTAAGTCTATATGCAAATTGATTCATAGTCGACAACCTGAATGTACTTGCTTTGTAGATAACTGTTATGGCGAGTTTGTTGAAGAAAGTGAACCCACAGCTGTGGGGGCAGATTTAATTGCAGGTTCACTAATTAAAAACCCTGGCGGCACAATAGTTCCTACAGGAGGTTATCTAGCTGGGCGTTCAGCATTAGTTGAGAAGGCATGTTGCAGATTGACTGCTCCTGGTATAGGAACTCAAGGCGGCTCTGGACTGCACTTAAATCGAATTATTTTGCAAGGTATATTTCTTGCTCCTCAAATGGTTGCAGAAGCTTTAATAGGAGCTGACCTTGTCGCAGGTGTTTTTAATTCTCTAGGATTTGATGTGCAACCATTACCTAGTCAACATCGCAGCGATTTAATCCAAGCGGTTCGCTTAGGTAGACCTGAGATTTTGAAAGAAGTTTGTAGAGCTTTCCAGCGTTCCTCTCCCGTAGGTTCTTATTTAAATCCCCTTCCTTCAGCAATGCCTGGCTATCAAACTGATTTAATTATGGCTGGTGGAACATTCATTGATGGAAGCACAAGTGAATTTTCTGCAGATGCACCATTAAAGTCACCATATAATCTTTTTGTGCAAGGTGGGACGCATCGCTCTCATATCAAAATTGCACTGATTCGTGCACTTGTTGCATTAGTGCGAGCAGGTTTTATAGATTTACCCCAGACTACTTAA
- a CDS encoding acyl-CoA desaturase has protein sequence MVSSVIGPSAPLRRPVSASKALAASTKLQIQTPINNKNKLKPLGKFERRWGTIIFMFAIHALTIFALQPKFWSVQAVSALLVMYWVTACLGVTLGYHRLLSHRSFQVPRWLERFFATCGALSCQHGPIDWVGLHRHHHTFSDTDADHHNSNKGFWWSHMGWMFEDVPALGTVPRFTGDLVKDPYYLFLNQHFLLLQIPLGAFLFWIGTISEVGGWSMVLWGIPLRLVVVYHVTWLVNSATHCWGSVAYESGDRSRNNRWVAALTFGEGWHNNHHAFPSSAKQGLQKGQIDLTWEHIRFLKRLGLARKIRLPMTF, from the coding sequence GTGGTTTCCAGTGTTATTGGACCAAGCGCCCCATTAAGAAGGCCGGTTTCTGCAAGTAAAGCTCTTGCTGCGTCTACCAAACTTCAAATTCAAACACCTATCAATAATAAGAATAAGCTCAAGCCATTAGGGAAATTTGAACGGCGCTGGGGAACAATTATTTTTATGTTTGCAATTCATGCTTTAACAATATTTGCATTACAACCAAAATTTTGGAGTGTGCAAGCTGTTAGTGCATTGTTAGTTATGTACTGGGTAACTGCTTGTCTTGGAGTCACACTTGGATATCACAGATTGCTATCTCATCGTTCTTTCCAAGTTCCAAGATGGCTTGAAAGATTCTTTGCTACTTGTGGAGCTTTAAGTTGCCAACATGGTCCAATTGATTGGGTAGGCCTCCATCGTCACCATCACACTTTTTCAGATACCGACGCAGATCATCACAATAGTAATAAAGGATTCTGGTGGAGTCATATGGGATGGATGTTTGAGGACGTACCTGCTTTAGGCACAGTGCCTCGGTTTACAGGTGATTTAGTAAAAGATCCTTATTATCTATTTCTAAATCAACATTTTTTACTTTTGCAAATTCCACTAGGCGCTTTTCTTTTTTGGATAGGGACTATTAGCGAAGTAGGTGGATGGTCGATGGTTCTATGGGGAATCCCGCTACGTTTAGTAGTTGTTTATCACGTCACTTGGTTAGTTAATTCAGCCACACATTGTTGGGGAAGTGTTGCTTATGAAAGCGGGGATCGATCAAGAAATAACCGATGGGTCGCTGCACTGACATTTGGTGAAGGTTGGCACAATAATCATCACGCATTTCCAAGTTCTGCTAAGCAGGGACTTCAAAAAGGTCAAATAGATCTAACTTGGGAACATATACGATTTCTCAAGCGATTAGGTTTGGCTAGAAAAATTCGGCTGCCTATGACGTTCTAA
- the gcvH gene encoding glycine cleavage system protein GcvH codes for MAFDFPNQFRFADSHEYAFPEGDLVRIGISAFAVDQLGDIVFVDLPDVGAFLSRGNSFGSVESVKAVEDMYAPISGEVLQINQAVLADPEQLQNDPHGAGWLLQIRMSDSAELTQLMDADSYASKIAAN; via the coding sequence ATGGCCTTTGATTTTCCTAACCAATTTCGCTTCGCGGACAGTCACGAATATGCTTTTCCGGAAGGAGATTTAGTCCGAATTGGGATTAGTGCCTTTGCTGTTGATCAGCTGGGAGACATTGTTTTTGTTGACTTACCTGATGTGGGAGCTTTTTTATCTAGGGGTAATAGCTTTGGCTCTGTTGAATCGGTAAAAGCTGTTGAAGATATGTATGCCCCTATAAGTGGAGAGGTCCTACAAATTAATCAGGCTGTCCTTGCTGATCCAGAGCAACTCCAAAATGATCCTCATGGGGCAGGTTGGCTACTGCAAATTCGTATGTCTGACTCTGCTGAATTAACTCAGCTAATGGATGCCGACTCTTATGCAAGTAAGATTGCGGCCAATTAA
- a CDS encoding glycosyltransferase family 4 protein — protein MKIAFFTETFLPKVDGIVTRLTKTLEHLSKAGDEVIVFCPEGCPDEYMGAKMIGVPAMPLPLYPELKLGLPGPAVSEALENLKPDLIHVVNPAVLGLGGIWLAKSNNIPLVASYHTHLPKYLEHYGMGMLEPLLWELLKAAHNQAILNLCTSTAMVKELSDKGIQNTALWQRGVDTETFNPELRSDEMRQKLLGKHSDTGELLIYVGRLSAEKQIERIKPVLEALPNTRLALVGDGPYRQQLEKIFENTATTFVGYLSGKELAGAYASGDAFLFPSSTETLGLVLLEAMAAGCPVVGANKGGIPDIINDGQNGCLYDPDGANGGATSLINATKKLLGNEIERQSMRNAARIEAEKWGWSSATTQLRDFYRAILEKQSNKIAA, from the coding sequence GTGAAGATTGCTTTTTTTACTGAAACTTTTCTTCCTAAGGTTGATGGAATAGTGACTCGGCTAACGAAAACACTTGAACATCTTTCCAAAGCAGGGGATGAAGTAATAGTTTTTTGCCCTGAAGGATGTCCTGATGAATACATGGGAGCCAAAATGATTGGTGTCCCTGCAATGCCCTTACCTCTTTACCCAGAACTAAAACTTGGTCTTCCTGGCCCTGCAGTATCTGAAGCTCTTGAAAACTTAAAGCCTGATTTAATACATGTAGTTAATCCAGCCGTTCTGGGGTTAGGAGGTATTTGGCTTGCAAAGAGTAATAACATCCCGCTCGTAGCGAGTTATCACACACATCTTCCTAAATACCTTGAACACTATGGAATGGGGATGCTTGAGCCACTTCTTTGGGAATTACTAAAAGCCGCACATAATCAGGCAATTTTAAATCTTTGTACCTCAACAGCAATGGTGAAGGAGCTGAGTGATAAAGGAATTCAAAATACAGCCTTATGGCAAAGAGGAGTCGACACAGAAACCTTCAACCCAGAATTAAGAAGTGATGAAATGCGCCAAAAATTACTCGGAAAACATAGTGATACTGGTGAATTACTAATCTATGTCGGAAGATTGTCAGCAGAGAAGCAAATCGAACGCATAAAACCTGTTTTAGAAGCTTTGCCCAATACCCGTTTGGCATTGGTTGGAGATGGCCCCTACAGACAACAATTAGAGAAAATATTTGAAAACACTGCTACAACATTCGTTGGTTACCTTTCGGGAAAAGAGTTAGCTGGAGCCTATGCATCAGGAGATGCATTTTTATTTCCTTCCAGTACAGAAACCCTAGGCTTAGTACTCCTTGAAGCAATGGCTGCAGGATGCCCTGTAGTCGGAGCGAACAAAGGGGGTATTCCAGATATTATTAATGATGGTCAAAATGGCTGTTTATATGATCCTGATGGGGCGAATGGAGGGGCCACAAGCCTTATAAACGCAACTAAGAAATTACTAGGTAATGAAATTGAAAGACAATCAATGAGAAATGCAGCGAGAATAGAAGCAGAAAAATGGGGTTGGTCTAGCGCAACTACTCAACTAAGAGATTTTTATCGAGCAATTCTTGAAAAACAATCCAACAAAATAGCCGCTTAA
- the gcvP gene encoding aminomethyl-transferring glycine dehydrogenase, with amino-acid sequence MIRQFSDCEEFCDRHIGIDACAQESMLAALGFTDLEDFVASVIPNQILNQNSSSNLLSKGSNELQALEQLNEIARKNIVNRSLIGLGYFGTLMPPAIKRNILENPAWYSSYTPYQAEISQGRLEALFNFQTLISELTGLPISNASLLDEATAAAEAMSLSLLVHKASHARKFFVDQAVFPQTIEVLRTRAEPLNIVLEQIDPRNCEIDEKVFGLLIQLPGSDGRLWDPSLAIEKAHRVGALATVAIDPLAQVLLKPVGELGADIAIGSSQRFGVPMGFGGPHAAFFATKETFKRQVPGRLVGQSVDQDGQIALRLALQTREQHIRRDKATSNICTAQVLLAIIASFYAIYHGPEGLEAIAKRIACFRKRLEDVLRILGYPLEPISGFDTISVNCEEATEIHKLAALKGFNFRILPLGASIEKATGFAISLDELSNEEEINSLSEIFAKVKGEVYKTPSTCDLNIEDCLSELPLRQTPWLNQKVFHSFRSETELIRYIQLLASKDFSLVHGMIPLGSCTMKLNATAELIPVSWKEFSSIHPLAPIEQSQGYEQLIKELESWLSELTGFNGASLQPNAGSQGEYAGLLVIREWHKSRGHQNRNVCLIPTSAHGTNPASAVMSGFRVVSIICDEQGNIDLRDLVQKVEVHSSELAALMITYPSTHGVFEPKIREICELVHDHGGQVYLDGANLNAQVGLCKPGEYGADVCHLNLHKTFCIPHGGGGPGVGPIAVAKHLLPYLPGHPFRKCGGVNSIGAVSAAPFGSASILPISWMYIRMMGLNGLRKASSVAILSANYLASRLDPYYPILFRGPNGNVAHECILDLRPIKTKTGIEVDDIAKRLMDYGFHAPTVSWPVAGTLMVEPTESESLAELDRFCDAMISIRKEIEAIESGDSDLNNNVLRLSPHTLQTVTSEDWDRPYSRQQAAFPLKGQIKNKFWPAVSRIDNAFGDRNLVCSCPSMEDFAEN; translated from the coding sequence ATGATTCGACAGTTCAGTGATTGTGAAGAGTTCTGTGATCGCCACATTGGGATAGATGCTTGCGCCCAAGAGTCAATGCTTGCTGCATTGGGCTTCACTGATCTAGAAGATTTTGTAGCTTCAGTTATTCCTAATCAGATACTCAATCAAAATTCATCAAGCAATTTGTTGTCTAAAGGTTCTAATGAGTTGCAGGCATTAGAGCAATTAAATGAAATTGCCCGCAAAAATATTGTTAATCGCTCTTTGATCGGCCTTGGTTATTTTGGGACATTAATGCCTCCTGCTATTAAGCGTAATATTCTCGAAAACCCAGCATGGTATTCCTCTTATACCCCTTATCAGGCAGAAATTTCACAAGGAAGATTAGAGGCCCTTTTTAATTTTCAAACACTAATTAGTGAACTTACTGGTCTGCCTATTTCTAATGCTTCTTTACTAGATGAGGCAACAGCGGCAGCAGAAGCAATGAGTTTATCTCTGTTAGTTCATAAAGCATCTCATGCAAGAAAATTTTTCGTAGATCAAGCTGTTTTTCCCCAGACTATTGAAGTTTTAAGGACAAGAGCGGAACCCTTGAATATTGTTTTGGAACAAATTGATCCAAGGAATTGTGAGATAGATGAAAAAGTTTTTGGCTTGCTGATTCAATTGCCTGGATCTGATGGCAGATTATGGGATCCGTCTTTAGCTATAGAAAAGGCACATCGAGTTGGAGCATTGGCGACAGTAGCTATTGACCCTTTAGCGCAGGTTCTTTTGAAACCTGTTGGAGAGTTAGGAGCCGATATTGCTATTGGAAGTTCGCAGAGATTTGGAGTTCCTATGGGTTTTGGAGGCCCTCATGCCGCATTTTTTGCAACTAAGGAAACTTTTAAGAGACAAGTCCCTGGTCGCTTAGTAGGTCAGTCTGTAGATCAGGATGGTCAAATTGCATTGCGATTAGCATTGCAAACTAGGGAGCAGCATATTCGACGGGATAAAGCGACTAGCAATATATGTACTGCTCAGGTTTTATTGGCTATCATTGCATCTTTTTATGCAATTTATCATGGTCCAGAAGGTTTAGAAGCAATAGCAAAAAGAATTGCTTGTTTCCGTAAACGACTTGAAGATGTTTTAAGAATACTTGGTTATCCTCTTGAGCCTATAAGTGGCTTTGACACTATTTCAGTGAATTGCGAAGAAGCTACAGAAATTCATAAGCTGGCTGCTTTAAAAGGATTTAATTTCAGGATTTTACCTTTAGGAGCTTCGATTGAGAAAGCAACTGGGTTTGCGATCTCCTTAGATGAATTGAGTAATGAAGAAGAGATTAATTCTCTTTCTGAAATCTTTGCAAAAGTCAAAGGAGAAGTCTATAAAACTCCCTCAACTTGCGATTTAAACATTGAAGATTGTCTTAGTGAACTTCCATTAAGACAAACACCTTGGTTGAACCAAAAAGTCTTTCATTCCTTCAGGTCAGAAACAGAGTTGATTAGATATATCCAGTTACTAGCAAGTAAGGACTTTTCTCTTGTACATGGAATGATTCCTTTGGGAAGTTGCACCATGAAATTAAACGCCACAGCGGAACTGATACCAGTTAGTTGGAAAGAATTTTCTTCAATTCATCCTTTGGCACCTATCGAGCAATCTCAAGGTTATGAGCAATTAATTAAAGAATTGGAGAGTTGGCTTTCTGAGTTAACTGGATTTAATGGTGCTTCTTTGCAGCCAAATGCTGGTTCTCAAGGTGAATATGCAGGGTTATTAGTTATTCGTGAATGGCATAAGTCTAGAGGGCATCAAAATAGAAACGTTTGTTTAATTCCTACTAGTGCGCATGGTACAAATCCAGCTAGTGCAGTCATGTCAGGATTTAGGGTCGTATCAATTATCTGTGATGAACAAGGCAACATAGACCTCAGAGATCTTGTACAAAAAGTTGAAGTTCATTCTTCTGAGTTGGCTGCTTTAATGATTACTTATCCTTCAACGCATGGAGTTTTTGAGCCCAAAATTCGAGAAATTTGTGAGTTGGTTCATGATCATGGTGGGCAGGTTTATTTAGATGGAGCTAATCTCAATGCCCAGGTTGGTCTTTGTAAGCCTGGAGAATATGGTGCAGATGTTTGTCATTTAAATCTTCATAAGACTTTTTGCATTCCCCATGGTGGAGGTGGCCCTGGTGTTGGACCAATAGCTGTCGCTAAACATTTATTACCCTATTTACCAGGACATCCTTTTAGAAAGTGTGGTGGTGTTAATTCCATAGGAGCAGTTTCTGCGGCTCCATTTGGTAGTGCGAGTATTTTGCCAATCAGTTGGATGTATATCAGGATGATGGGCCTAAATGGTTTGAGAAAAGCAAGCTCTGTGGCAATTCTCTCAGCTAATTATTTGGCTAGTCGATTAGACCCATATTATCCAATTTTATTTAGAGGCCCTAATGGAAATGTTGCACATGAATGCATATTGGATTTAAGACCTATTAAAACTAAAACGGGTATTGAAGTAGATGACATTGCAAAAAGATTAATGGACTATGGATTTCATGCCCCAACAGTAAGTTGGCCTGTTGCGGGTACATTAATGGTTGAACCTACTGAGAGTGAGAGCTTGGCAGAATTGGATCGTTTTTGTGATGCGATGATATCTATTCGAAAAGAAATCGAGGCTATTGAATCAGGGGATAGTGATCTAAATAACAATGTTTTACGTCTTTCTCCTCATACTTTGCAGACAGTTACTTCTGAAGATTGGGACAGACCTTACTCTAGACAGCAAGCTGCTTTTCCATTGAAAGGCCAGATCAAAAACAAGTTTTGGCCTGCTGTTTCGAGAATTGATAATGCCTTTGGTGATCGTAATTTGGTATGTTCTTGTCCCTCTATGGAGGACTTTGCTGAAAATTAG
- the rplI gene encoding 50S ribosomal protein L9 — MAKRVQLVLKEDILSLGKDGDVVEVAPGYARNFLLPHGKALPVTPAVMKQVEHRRAKQKEHEAALKDEALAFETALKTIGRFTVKKQVGDDGVLFGTVTNGDIAEAIEKATEKEIDRRTISVPEVHAIGQYKVQIKLHHEVTAEINLEVVSY; from the coding sequence ATGGCCAAAAGAGTACAGCTTGTTTTAAAAGAAGACATTCTTAGTCTTGGTAAGGATGGTGATGTTGTAGAGGTTGCTCCTGGCTATGCTCGAAATTTTCTACTGCCCCATGGGAAAGCCTTGCCAGTAACACCTGCAGTAATGAAACAAGTAGAGCATCGAAGAGCAAAACAAAAAGAACATGAAGCAGCTCTCAAAGATGAAGCCCTGGCATTTGAGACAGCTCTCAAAACAATTGGACGATTCACAGTTAAAAAACAAGTTGGAGATGATGGTGTTTTATTTGGAACAGTGACTAATGGAGATATTGCTGAAGCAATTGAAAAAGCTACTGAAAAAGAAATAGATAGACGAACTATCAGTGTTCCTGAAGTCCATGCAATAGGCCAATATAAAGTGCAAATCAAACTTCATCATGAAGTCACTGCTGAAATTAATCTTGAAGTAGTTAGTTATTAA
- the dnaB gene encoding replicative DNA helicase, which yields MVSVPFPKNGDTSKGDGKIARKYQKSLEPNFEAQQDLIPPQNLEAEEAVLGGILLDPDAISRIADLVQPEAFYLNAHREIFRTALMLHSQGKPTDLTAMSAWLADTGSLEKVGGNNRLVELVERVASTASIEQVAKLITDKFVRRQLIRSGNEVIKLSFDQTMATDEVLDKAEQKIFAISQDQPSKGLIPTSEILTSTFNEIESRSLGTSVAGIPVNFYDLDAMTQGLQRSDLIIVAGRPAMGKTSIVLNLAKNVAELHQLPVCVFSLEMSKEQLTYRLLSMEVGIESGRLRTGRLNQEEWPLLGQGINTLGQLPIYIDDKPNLSVLEMRSLSRRLIAEQGKELGLIVIDYLQLMEGSTPDNRVQELSRITRGLKAMARELKVPVIALSQLSRGVESRTNKRPMLSDLRESGSIEQDADLVLMIYRDEYYNPETPDRGVTEVIVTKHRNGPIGTVKLLFEPQFTRFRNLAS from the coding sequence ATGGTTAGTGTTCCTTTCCCAAAAAATGGAGATACATCCAAAGGCGATGGAAAGATTGCTAGAAAATATCAAAAATCGCTAGAGCCTAATTTTGAAGCTCAACAAGATCTAATCCCACCTCAAAATCTTGAAGCAGAAGAAGCAGTCTTAGGAGGTATTTTATTAGATCCTGATGCAATAAGTCGAATAGCTGATTTAGTGCAACCTGAAGCTTTTTATCTAAATGCCCATAGAGAAATATTCCGAACTGCATTAATGCTTCATAGCCAGGGAAAGCCTACTGATTTAACTGCAATGAGCGCTTGGTTAGCCGACACAGGCTCATTGGAAAAAGTTGGAGGCAATAATCGACTAGTTGAACTTGTAGAAAGAGTTGCTTCCACAGCCTCAATAGAACAAGTAGCAAAATTAATCACTGATAAATTTGTTCGTCGTCAACTCATTAGATCCGGCAATGAAGTAATCAAGCTGAGTTTTGATCAAACCATGGCTACTGATGAGGTATTGGATAAAGCTGAGCAAAAGATTTTCGCAATTAGTCAAGACCAACCTTCCAAAGGACTTATACCAACTTCGGAAATTCTCACATCAACATTTAACGAAATTGAAAGCCGATCTTTAGGGACTTCAGTTGCTGGTATACCAGTCAATTTCTATGACCTTGACGCAATGACCCAAGGACTACAACGAAGCGACCTAATTATTGTGGCTGGAAGACCAGCAATGGGCAAAACATCTATTGTTCTAAATCTCGCAAAAAATGTTGCAGAGCTACATCAACTTCCTGTTTGCGTATTCAGTCTTGAAATGAGTAAAGAACAACTAACATATCGACTACTTTCTATGGAGGTTGGCATAGAAAGTGGAAGGCTGAGAACAGGTCGCCTCAATCAAGAAGAATGGCCGCTACTAGGCCAAGGAATCAATACTCTGGGACAACTGCCAATTTACATAGATGACAAACCAAACTTAAGTGTCTTAGAAATGAGGTCATTAAGTCGTCGCTTAATCGCTGAGCAAGGAAAAGAACTAGGACTCATTGTTATTGACTATCTACAACTAATGGAGGGATCAACACCTGATAACAGAGTTCAAGAACTGTCCCGCATCACAAGAGGTCTAAAAGCTATGGCCAGAGAGCTAAAGGTTCCTGTCATAGCTCTTTCCCAACTAAGTCGAGGTGTTGAATCTCGAACCAATAAAAGACCAATGCTTAGCGATCTCCGAGAGTCTGGCTCTATTGAACAAGATGCAGATTTAGTTCTAATGATCTACCGCGATGAGTACTACAATCCAGAGACACCCGATAGAGGAGTTACAGAAGTCATAGTGACAAAGCATAGAAATGGTCCGATTGGAACAGTTAAGTTACTTTTTGAGCCACAATTCACAAGATTCCGAAACCTTGCAAGCTAA
- a CDS encoding NAD-dependent epimerase/dehydratase family protein, with product MKVFVLGGDGFCGWPCSVNLAEHGHDVLIMDNLSRRKIDIDLEVESLTPIASIGERLKAWEELGSKPIRFINLDVSKEYQRLLDLLIEERPDAIVHFAEQRAAPYSMKSSSTKRYTVDNNVNGTHNLLAAIVESGLDPHVVHLGTMGVYGYGSHRGATIPEGYLKVEVPQPDGTRFEEEILHPASPGSVYHMTKTLDQLLFLYYNKNDLIRITDLHQGIVWGTNTESTLKDPRLTNRFDYDGDYGTVLNRFLMQAAINYPLTVHGTGGQTRAFIHIQDSVKCVQLALENPPEKGERVKIFNQMTESHQIGELAKKVAALTGAEINYLPNPRNEAVENDLIVDNRCFIELGLNPTTLDDGLLTEVVDVARRWSDRCDKKRIPCISAWTSTQAKAIKST from the coding sequence GTGAAAGTATTTGTTCTCGGCGGTGACGGCTTTTGTGGTTGGCCTTGTTCAGTGAACCTGGCCGAACATGGACATGATGTTCTCATCATGGACAATCTCAGTCGGCGCAAAATCGATATTGACCTTGAAGTCGAGTCTTTAACGCCTATCGCATCTATTGGTGAGCGACTAAAAGCCTGGGAGGAATTAGGTAGCAAACCAATTAGATTCATTAATCTTGATGTATCCAAGGAATATCAACGATTATTAGATCTGCTAATTGAAGAAAGGCCAGATGCAATTGTGCATTTTGCAGAACAAAGAGCAGCCCCTTACTCAATGAAAAGCAGTTCAACCAAAAGATATACCGTTGATAACAATGTGAATGGAACTCATAATCTCTTAGCAGCAATAGTTGAATCAGGTTTAGACCCTCATGTAGTGCATCTGGGGACTATGGGAGTTTATGGATATGGTTCACATCGGGGTGCAACGATTCCAGAAGGGTATTTAAAGGTTGAAGTTCCACAACCAGATGGCACTAGATTTGAAGAAGAGATATTGCACCCTGCAAGTCCTGGAAGCGTTTATCACATGACTAAAACGCTTGATCAATTACTTTTTCTCTATTACAACAAAAACGATCTAATCAGAATCACAGACCTGCACCAGGGAATTGTTTGGGGGACAAATACAGAATCAACCTTGAAAGACCCACGCTTAACAAATAGATTTGACTATGACGGAGATTATGGAACCGTCTTAAATAGATTTCTTATGCAAGCTGCAATAAATTATCCATTAACTGTTCATGGCACAGGAGGACAAACTCGAGCATTTATTCATATACAAGATTCTGTGAAATGTGTGCAACTTGCCTTAGAAAATCCTCCTGAGAAAGGGGAGAGAGTGAAAATTTTTAATCAAATGACAGAAAGTCATCAAATTGGTGAACTTGCCAAAAAAGTTGCTGCATTGACTGGTGCAGAAATTAATTACTTACCAAACCCTCGCAATGAAGCAGTAGAGAATGATCTGATTGTCGATAATCGTTGTTTCATTGAATTAGGTCTAAACCCTACAACGCTTGATGATGGATTATTAACCGAAGTTGTTGATGTTGCTCGGCGTTGGTCAGATAGATGTGACAAAAAACGTATTCCCTGCATATCAGCTTGGACCTCAACTCAGGCCAAAGCAATTAAAAGCACCTAG